In Methanothermobacter sp. K4, one genomic interval encodes:
- a CDS encoding DUF530 domain-containing protein: protein MNESGLIARSERFLESIRDRRISDDDLKSPDALLNLYIYLRGNLEELQDLKEAMELRGFKYPFRSISGYSTHQSPEIAEDIHDIKRHAQYFRMKASVKKNLLDRVNSAISSHRIALGNIEEYAVLKCHECSRTLRLGEVELHDPSGGVECPCGSDNLKVRFNDRAICRPEIIPHLPLSGDYMVKMSELSLWARKALKKIMRLLKNEKKGAVRSATLVIRVLEDGRWIRRRITLDSEDDDYERMLRQKYGPNVRVELIQFHRKKSSIVNDRYTRTALALAYAGLSQKIIDEIRDAVYRENLRDYDAVGRYREIVFDARTYSPDLRISEDELMEVRLQRMHRLIHEAGLGDENGNLNPELREDLKKMEELKREIFRDVPVNLILWDVAFYYLGTSLDRRSKYSGPFPNLRPVLDRTQVRTFDEFSEEALELLRGYWNCGMVYIENLGDVLLRKFEIEEKMKGLHMKPDPLAFGAAVLHMEAGIDAETCAELFHVRVEDVAEEERSIENLGKPSTDRAKMFLNLIKGD, encoded by the coding sequence TATACCTCCGGGGAAACCTTGAGGAGCTTCAGGATCTGAAGGAGGCCATGGAGCTGAGGGGCTTCAAGTACCCCTTCAGGTCAATATCCGGGTACAGCACCCACCAGTCCCCTGAAATCGCTGAGGACATCCATGACATAAAGAGGCATGCCCAGTACTTCCGTATGAAGGCATCTGTAAAGAAGAACCTCCTTGACAGGGTTAACTCTGCAATCTCATCTCACCGGATAGCCCTCGGAAACATTGAGGAGTATGCCGTCCTCAAATGCCATGAATGTTCAAGGACCCTGCGCCTGGGTGAGGTGGAGCTCCATGACCCCTCAGGGGGTGTTGAATGCCCCTGTGGATCAGATAACCTTAAGGTCAGGTTCAATGACCGGGCGATCTGCAGGCCGGAGATAATACCACACCTCCCCCTCTCAGGGGATTACATGGTGAAGATGTCCGAGCTGAGCCTCTGGGCCAGGAAGGCCCTCAAGAAGATAATGAGGCTCCTTAAAAATGAAAAGAAGGGGGCCGTAAGATCAGCCACCCTTGTTATAAGGGTACTTGAGGATGGTAGGTGGATCAGAAGGCGCATAACCCTTGACAGTGAGGACGATGACTACGAGAGGATGCTGAGGCAGAAGTATGGCCCAAATGTGAGGGTGGAACTGATACAGTTCCACAGGAAAAAATCCAGCATAGTGAATGACAGGTACACGAGGACCGCCCTTGCACTTGCATATGCAGGTCTATCCCAGAAGATAATAGATGAGATAAGGGATGCTGTCTACAGGGAGAACCTCAGGGATTACGATGCCGTGGGGAGGTACCGGGAGATAGTCTTTGATGCCAGAACATATTCGCCTGATCTCAGGATTTCCGAGGATGAACTCATGGAGGTCCGATTGCAGAGGATGCACAGGCTAATCCATGAAGCTGGTCTTGGCGATGAGAACGGTAACCTCAACCCGGAGCTGAGGGAGGACCTGAAGAAAATGGAGGAACTCAAGAGGGAGATCTTCAGGGACGTTCCCGTGAATCTCATTCTCTGGGACGTTGCCTTCTACTACCTCGGAACATCCCTGGACCGCCGCTCCAAGTACTCGGGTCCCTTCCCCAACCTTAGACCCGTACTTGACAGGACACAGGTGAGGACCTTTGATGAGTTCAGTGAGGAGGCTCTTGAACTCCTCAGAGGGTACTGGAACTGTGGAATGGTCTACATTGAAAATCTGGGGGATGTTCTCCTGAGGAAATTTGAGATTGAGGAGAAAATGAAGGGCCTACACATGAAACCTGACCCCCTTGCATTCGGTGCCGCTGTGCTGCACATGGAGGCTGGTATTGATGCCGAAACATGCGCTGAACTCTTCCATGTGAGGGTGGAGGATGTGGCCGAGGAGGAGAGGAGCATTGAAAACCTTGGCAAGCCATCTACCGACAGGGCCAAAATGTTTCTTAACCTTATAAAAGGTGATTGA
- a CDS encoding ATPase domain-containing protein, whose product MKRTYIPKLDDLLGGGVREGASVMFSASPGVDYEAFGYQMLNGRLDEGEKGFIFTNVEEPESIIYEFRSYGWDIEPHIEKGDMFFVDGSSPFLGMPSEERYTVSDYSEIRETVLNAIEDIPGGVGVINCLSVIIDYLGNGDTLEIVEAWNRRASELDVNLVYLFTEWDYERELMDKLRSLIDCVIDLRTIEERVIIGQGFMVAHSDWSRPPETMVLFFVVQPGGVKVYVPKILVTGPYNSGKSTFVKSISTKSVSVDRKALSAFPTTIAMDIGHLEYKGFMADIFGTPGQERFDLILDVLSREAVGAFILVDSTAPETFARAKEMIRKTRAEAIPKVVVANKQDLPGALSPDEIRTRMKLGGDVPIIPVSLKEGWGVKEALDTLLGLLYGG is encoded by the coding sequence ATGAAGAGGACTTACATCCCGAAACTCGACGACCTCCTGGGCGGTGGAGTGAGGGAGGGGGCTTCTGTGATGTTCTCGGCATCCCCTGGAGTGGACTATGAGGCATTCGGTTACCAGATGCTCAACGGGCGCCTTGATGAGGGCGAGAAGGGGTTCATATTCACCAACGTCGAGGAACCAGAGAGTATAATATATGAATTCAGATCATATGGCTGGGACATAGAGCCCCACATTGAGAAGGGGGACATGTTCTTTGTTGATGGAAGTTCACCCTTCCTTGGAATGCCATCAGAGGAGCGTTACACTGTCAGTGATTACTCGGAGATAAGGGAAACAGTCCTGAATGCAATAGAGGATATTCCTGGTGGTGTGGGAGTAATAAACTGTCTCTCTGTAATAATAGATTACCTGGGGAACGGTGACACCCTTGAAATCGTCGAGGCATGGAACAGGAGGGCCTCTGAACTGGATGTTAACCTTGTTTACCTATTCACTGAATGGGACTATGAAAGGGAGCTCATGGATAAACTCAGATCACTCATAGACTGTGTCATTGACCTGCGGACGATTGAGGAGAGGGTCATAATAGGTCAGGGCTTTATGGTTGCCCATTCTGACTGGTCCAGACCACCTGAAACAATGGTACTCTTCTTTGTTGTACAGCCCGGTGGCGTTAAGGTCTATGTGCCCAAGATACTGGTTACAGGCCCCTACAATTCAGGGAAATCCACATTCGTGAAGTCCATATCCACAAAGTCTGTTTCTGTTGATAGAAAGGCCCTCTCGGCATTCCCGACAACCATTGCAATGGACATAGGTCACCTAGAGTACAAGGGTTTCATGGCTGATATCTTCGGGACACCAGGACAGGAGAGATTCGACCTCATACTGGATGTGCTCTCAAGGGAGGCTGTGGGGGCATTCATACTGGTGGACTCAACCGCACCTGAAACCTTCGCCAGGGCCAAGGAGATGATAAGAAAGACAAGGGCAGAGGCGATACCTAAGGTTGTGGTTGCCAATAAACAGGACCTTCCAGGCGCACTCTCACCTGATGAGATAAGAACAAGGATGAAGCTTGGAGGTGATGTCCCCATAATACCTGTTTCACTCAAAGAGGGATGGGGAGTGAAGGAAGCGCTTGACACACTCCTTGGACTTCTCTATGGTGGTTAA
- a CDS encoding DUF1699 family protein yields the protein MAEKIHLNQPLTSRRIIEILEKNPDLKKITCPISLYHRTSKRYLEALEELGVEVEPVKRIGRPRKYTEKDVRMVQNLLREGKTPKQISGITDIPLKTVYYLKGDMKLKRGKKRKYDKNTRLRVREMARNGVPARKISEELGIPLRTVYYIVKNG from the coding sequence ATGGCAGAAAAGATCCATTTAAATCAGCCTCTTACTTCAAGGCGGATAATTGAGATCCTTGAGAAGAACCCTGACCTCAAGAAGATCACATGTCCCATAAGCCTCTATCACCGTACATCAAAGAGGTACCTTGAGGCCCTTGAGGAACTTGGAGTGGAGGTTGAACCCGTTAAGAGAATCGGGAGACCCAGGAAGTACACGGAAAAGGACGTTAGAATGGTGCAGAACCTTCTAAGGGAGGGTAAAACCCCCAAGCAGATTTCAGGTATCACAGATATACCCCTCAAGACCGTTTACTACCTCAAGGGCGATATGAAACTGAAGAGGGGTAAGAAGAGGAAGTATGATAAGAATACACGCCTCAGGGTTCGTGAAATGGCAAGGAATGGTGTTCCAGCCAGAAAGATTTCTGAGGAGCTCGGGATACCCCTCAGAACAGTATACTATATAGTTAAGAATGGCTGA
- a CDS encoding RAD55 family ATPase — MIVKIPSGIRGLDELIGGGAIPENTVTLVYGPPKVGKSIFSYGFTAGGAERGEPCLYISTDYGLADLKRNMQVLGMDAESYMENELLYVIDAISSISGPASDAGNTYLSSSVHNPTDIMVKLGVAIRNITAGYSMFRSVLDSLTTLMAFNDEMLIVRVLTAYIMRIKDAGGTAIVTYTEGSADPKVETMLKAVVDNIIHLDGSELTVEAMIGTGRVSAPYTIDDGGIKVNP, encoded by the coding sequence ATGATTGTTAAAATTCCCTCAGGAATACGGGGCCTTGATGAACTCATCGGTGGGGGAGCGATCCCTGAAAATACTGTTACACTTGTCTATGGCCCTCCGAAGGTTGGTAAATCAATATTCAGTTATGGCTTCACGGCGGGGGGTGCTGAGAGGGGTGAACCCTGCCTCTACATATCCACGGATTACGGGCTGGCGGACCTCAAGAGGAACATGCAGGTTCTTGGTATGGATGCTGAGAGTTACATGGAGAATGAACTCCTATATGTGATAGACGCAATATCAAGCATCTCAGGACCGGCATCTGATGCTGGCAACACCTACCTCTCATCATCTGTGCATAACCCCACCGATATAATGGTGAAACTGGGGGTTGCCATAAGGAACATAACTGCAGGCTACAGCATGTTCAGGTCTGTCCTGGATTCCCTCACAACACTCATGGCATTCAATGATGAGATGCTGATAGTCCGTGTCCTCACAGCATACATAATGAGGATCAAGGACGCCGGCGGAACTGCCATTGTCACATACACCGAGGGATCAGCAGACCCCAAGGTTGAAACCATGCTCAAGGCAGTTGTGGATAACATAATACACCTTGATGGATCTGAACTTACAGTTGAGGCCATGATAGGGACAGGGAGGGTCAGCGCCCCCTACACCATAGACGATGGGGGCATTAAGGTCAACCCATGA
- the cobM gene encoding precorrin-4 C(11)-methyltransferase, with translation MGAGPGDPELITLKAIRVLERADVVIYAGSLVNKKILEYAPAAEVHNSAHMDLEEITEIMMDACRAGKTVARVHTGDPSIYGAIKEQMRVLDENGIPYSVIPGVSSVFAAAAALGAELTLPEISQTVIITRPAGRTPVPPSESLEELSRHGSTMCIFLGVHMIGDVAERLMKHYPPDTPVAVVKRASWPDEEIVRGTLADISMKVREAGIKKTAMIIVGRVLEPGNFRASKLYDAGFSHEYRP, from the coding sequence ATAGGTGCAGGGCCAGGGGACCCTGAACTCATAACACTGAAGGCCATAAGGGTTCTTGAAAGGGCCGACGTCGTGATATACGCAGGTTCACTTGTAAACAAGAAGATCCTTGAATACGCGCCAGCTGCAGAGGTCCACAACAGCGCCCACATGGACCTCGAGGAGATAACAGAAATCATGATGGATGCCTGCAGGGCCGGTAAAACCGTGGCGAGGGTTCACACAGGCGACCCATCGATTTATGGGGCCATAAAGGAACAGATGAGGGTGCTCGATGAGAATGGAATTCCCTACAGCGTTATACCAGGCGTCAGTTCTGTATTTGCAGCTGCAGCTGCCCTGGGGGCCGAACTTACACTTCCTGAGATTTCTCAGACCGTCATAATAACACGTCCTGCCGGGAGAACACCTGTACCTCCTTCAGAGAGCCTTGAGGAGCTTTCAAGACACGGTTCAACCATGTGTATATTCCTGGGTGTCCACATGATAGGGGACGTTGCAGAGAGGCTGATGAAGCACTACCCACCTGACACTCCCGTTGCCGTGGTTAAGAGGGCCTCCTGGCCTGATGAGGAGATTGTGAGGGGTACCCTGGCAGATATATCCATGAAGGTACGTGAGGCGGGTATAAAGAAGACTGCCATGATAATTGTTGGGAGGGTTCTCGAGCCAGGGAACTTCAGAGCCTCCAAGCTCTATGACGCCGGTTTCAGCCACGAATACAGACCCTGA
- a CDS encoding roadblock/LC7 domain-containing protein codes for MAKTKMEKLDDVLSAFMQVGQIRAAGIVSKEGLLINARTPPDVDARIFSALCSTIMGAAEAASGQMNTGGVSEITVRTEKGIIILKPAGEKAIFTALAEPEAQLGLLLFEMDSRAAQVDEILREM; via the coding sequence ATGGCCAAAACAAAGATGGAAAAACTGGATGATGTGCTCTCTGCTTTTATGCAGGTGGGTCAGATAAGGGCTGCGGGTATTGTTTCAAAGGAAGGGCTGCTTATAAACGCACGGACACCTCCAGATGTCGATGCCAGGATATTCTCAGCCCTCTGTTCAACCATAATGGGTGCTGCAGAGGCGGCATCAGGGCAGATGAACACAGGCGGCGTTTCTGAGATAACCGTGAGAACCGAGAAGGGTATAATCATTCTCAAACCTGCAGGTGAGAAGGCCATATTCACGGCACTGGCAGAACCGGAGGCACAGCTTGGTCTGCTGCTCTTTGAGATGGATTCAAGGGCAGCGCAGGTTGATGAAATTCTAAGGGAGATGTGA
- a CDS encoding CopG family ribbon-helix-helix protein, whose product MVVVSVSLSEKLLAEIDALRDEMGFSGRSDVIRAAARLLIDEKRNMQELRGDINAVLSIIHQRNAEDMVTEIKHDYEDIISTQIHSHLKDGKCLELFIIEGESSRVRELTERFIACGRMAHIKLFTF is encoded by the coding sequence ATGGTTGTGGTCAGTGTTTCACTCAGTGAAAAGCTCCTTGCAGAGATAGATGCACTGAGGGATGAGATGGGATTCTCAGGGAGATCCGATGTTATACGGGCTGCTGCAAGGCTTTTGATAGATGAGAAAAGAAACATGCAGGAATTAAGGGGAGATATAAATGCGGTCCTCTCCATCATACACCAGAGAAATGCTGAGGACATGGTCACAGAGATAAAACATGACTATGAGGATATAATCAGCACCCAGATACACAGTCACCTCAAGGACGGGAAATGTCTTGAACTCTTCATAATTGAGGGTGAGTCCTCAAGGGTGAGGGAACTCACAGAGAGGTTCATTGCCTGTGGGAGAATGGCCCACATAAAGCTTTTCACATTCTGA
- a CDS encoding metal ABC transporter solute-binding protein, Zn/Mn family — protein MEKWKIGAIALITILSVAGMYVFTSEASDEPNQGKLIVAVTVMPQKEFVEAVAGDRAEVVVLVPEGADPHTYEPEPETLRRVSEARAYFIVGSGLEFENHYLDKIRTFNPHMRIINTSEGIEFIPSAIEDSHESAESPYDPHVWTSPRNAMVMVNNTLRGLQEIDPQHSRYYRENTATYLERLHELDMRIRTELKNRRGESILVYHPAWGYFCREYGLKQVAIEREGKEPGPATLSLIIEDARRKNIRVVIVSPQFSRRNAELIAEEIGARVAVVDPLGGNYTRNIEEVLRALQG, from the coding sequence ATGGAAAAATGGAAGATAGGTGCAATTGCACTTATAACCATACTCTCAGTGGCTGGAATGTACGTCTTCACATCAGAGGCATCAGATGAACCCAATCAGGGAAAGCTGATTGTGGCGGTTACAGTAATGCCACAGAAGGAGTTTGTGGAGGCAGTTGCAGGGGACCGTGCAGAGGTGGTTGTCCTGGTGCCAGAGGGCGCCGATCCCCACACCTATGAACCCGAACCAGAGACACTCAGGAGGGTGTCAGAGGCCAGAGCATACTTCATTGTTGGATCCGGCCTTGAATTCGAAAACCACTACCTTGATAAAATAAGGACTTTTAACCCCCATATGAGGATAATAAACACTTCAGAGGGGATAGAGTTCATCCCATCAGCCATTGAAGATTCACATGAATCAGCCGAGAGTCCATACGACCCCCACGTGTGGACATCACCCAGAAACGCAATGGTGATGGTGAACAACACGCTGAGGGGCCTCCAGGAGATTGACCCCCAGCACAGCAGATACTACAGGGAAAACACGGCAACCTACCTTGAAAGGCTGCATGAACTGGACATGCGGATCAGAACGGAACTTAAAAACAGAAGAGGTGAGAGTATACTGGTCTACCACCCTGCCTGGGGCTACTTCTGCAGGGAATACGGGTTAAAACAGGTTGCAATTGAAAGGGAGGGAAAAGAGCCCGGTCCGGCAACATTATCACTGATAATTGAGGATGCCAGAAGGAAGAACATAAGGGTTGTAATTGTATCACCACAGTTCAGCAGGAGAAATGCAGAACTCATTGCAGAAGAGATAGGGGCCAGGGTTGCCGTTGTGGACCCACTGGGGGGAAACTATACCAGGAACATTGAGGAGGTACTTAGGGCTCTTCAGGGGTGA
- a CDS encoding RAD55 family ATPase, with protein sequence MSENYTTGIAGLDDILGELEPGSVMLVTGPPKAGKSVLATEFIYRGLQAGTPCLFIAAEYGFRDLQRNTMAFNWFIQTFSDKLHVIDLPTVLGGSKPQDSGNIRYSALQNTTDLMVKVGIATRSLYQESGIFLSAFDSASILLAFNPPRLVLRVLKAYNNRVREANGIALVAYTEGVADPEIEEGISELFDVHIRMDGSMISASTPTGTREAPYRIGEQGLLVG encoded by the coding sequence ATGAGTGAGAACTACACCACTGGTATAGCTGGACTTGATGATATCCTGGGTGAACTGGAGCCGGGTTCAGTCATGCTGGTCACAGGTCCCCCCAAGGCAGGCAAATCTGTACTTGCAACAGAGTTCATCTACAGGGGACTCCAGGCTGGAACTCCATGCCTTTTCATAGCAGCGGAGTATGGTTTCAGGGACCTGCAGAGGAACACGATGGCCTTTAACTGGTTCATTCAAACCTTCAGTGATAAGCTTCATGTGATTGATCTCCCAACCGTACTTGGAGGCAGTAAACCCCAGGATTCAGGGAACATAAGGTACTCGGCCCTTCAGAATACCACAGACCTCATGGTAAAGGTTGGTATAGCCACAAGGAGCCTCTACCAGGAGTCAGGTATATTCCTTTCGGCTTTTGACTCTGCATCAATTCTTCTGGCATTTAACCCCCCACGGCTTGTGCTTAGGGTGCTCAAGGCCTACAATAACCGTGTAAGGGAGGCCAATGGAATAGCACTGGTGGCATATACAGAGGGGGTTGCGGATCCAGAAATAGAGGAGGGGATTTCTGAACTCTTTGATGTGCATATCCGCATGGATGGCTCCATGATATCTGCCAGTACCCCCACAGGGACCAGGGAGGCACCCTACAGGATAGGTGAACAGGGTCTTCTGGTGGGCTGA
- a CDS encoding tetratricopeptide repeat protein, whose protein sequence is MILTILSIFDFLKGDEGGESLEKYLRKLEELLEEEFDTLIRIASFYADEGDSREALDYLERAYKVASDMNDEELMAFALDSMGDVYLSNRKIKTAMEYFKEALRIYNSVNSPLRKDLREKIKEVEKIREAIDIASLNRLQEEAEPEMAEVDLGAIEQFLDRLVERIESLTMYQSQSYEDSISQIREAYHIARDIGDTATEASLLLLLGAYSLKNEDFSESRKYLKKAEDLFKRTSNDMGLAVAMVLMGVLDFIENNPEGVASAFRGAVEIFQKLDEREMESVTLELLNRLYNF, encoded by the coding sequence ATGATCTTAACCATTCTGAGCATATTTGATTTTCTCAAGGGGGATGAGGGTGGCGAATCACTGGAGAAGTACCTGCGTAAGCTTGAGGAACTCCTTGAGGAGGAATTCGACACCCTCATAAGAATAGCCAGCTTTTATGCTGATGAAGGAGATAGCCGGGAGGCACTGGATTACCTTGAAAGGGCCTACAAGGTGGCCTCTGACATGAATGACGAGGAACTCATGGCATTTGCCCTCGACTCCATGGGGGACGTCTACCTCAGTAATAGAAAAATCAAAACTGCAATGGAGTACTTTAAAGAGGCGCTCCGGATTTATAACTCTGTTAACTCACCACTCAGAAAGGATCTAAGGGAGAAAATCAAGGAAGTCGAAAAGATCAGGGAGGCCATAGATATAGCAAGCCTCAACCGCCTACAGGAGGAGGCTGAACCTGAAATGGCCGAGGTGGACCTTGGTGCCATTGAGCAATTCCTGGACAGGCTTGTGGAAAGGATTGAATCACTCACCATGTACCAGTCACAGTCCTATGAGGACTCCATATCCCAGATAAGGGAAGCCTACCATATTGCAAGGGATATTGGTGATACAGCCACAGAGGCATCATTGCTCCTGCTCCTTGGGGCCTATTCACTTAAAAATGAGGATTTCAGTGAGTCAAGGAAGTACCTTAAAAAGGCCGAGGATCTTTTCAAAAGGACAAGCAATGATATGGGACTTGCCGTCGCAATGGTCCTAATGGGTGTCCTCGACTTCATAGAGAACAACCCTGAGGGTGTCGCATCAGCTTTCAGGGGGGCTGTTGAAATCTTCCAGAAACTGGATGAAAGGGAGATGGAGTCCGTGACCCTTGAGCTCCTCAACAGACTCTACAATTTCTGA
- a CDS encoding TIGR00304 family protein — MRGEILITAGVILIITGILLTFIGGALSASQTRDKGEVKAAGVVMIGPVPIIFGSDRNMAITGVVLALILMVVAYILFYR, encoded by the coding sequence ATGAGGGGAGAGATTCTCATAACCGCCGGAGTAATCCTTATAATCACAGGCATACTCTTAACATTCATTGGAGGAGCCCTCAGCGCATCCCAGACAAGGGATAAGGGGGAGGTTAAGGCCGCAGGAGTTGTAATGATAGGACCTGTGCCCATAATCTTTGGCAGTGACAGGAACATGGCCATCACAGGGGTTGTACTTGCCCTGATCCTCATGGTGGTGGCTTACATACTCTTCTACAGATAA
- a CDS encoding DUF166 family protein → MRIIMVAGGEYGARVVNTVAAHGLAPDIVAVFDYDDYSGEFLDDPSSLLPPEIPEADLTVAAGLFGDLNLVAAEIAVKSGSKALIVESHAPGQVPEGLKTEISGMVESAAFPSPFCSLDTTGNPFIDSFASGFGKPEVDMDVKESVLEVRVKRSAPCGSTFYIADRIRGVPLPEVDVAAGEGFHNYPCLASMEADPVLGDTHLHIAGYLTREAFKRAAGVPGVHALVNPHECLGDECGFLCMDVCPLVRLSMNTIRRGVTAEVDPFSCGACERCARECPHGAIEMIKPRP, encoded by the coding sequence ATGAGGATCATAATGGTCGCCGGTGGGGAATACGGCGCCCGGGTGGTGAATACAGTTGCTGCCCATGGGCTGGCACCGGACATTGTGGCTGTATTTGATTATGATGACTATTCTGGTGAATTTCTGGATGATCCATCATCACTTCTTCCCCCAGAAATCCCTGAGGCAGATCTCACAGTAGCCGCGGGACTCTTCGGGGATCTTAACCTCGTTGCGGCTGAAATAGCTGTTAAATCTGGATCAAAGGCCCTCATAGTGGAATCCCATGCGCCAGGTCAGGTTCCCGAAGGCCTTAAAACCGAAATTTCAGGGATGGTTGAATCCGCAGCCTTCCCATCACCCTTCTGTTCACTTGATACTACAGGAAACCCCTTCATTGACTCATTTGCCTCAGGATTCGGGAAGCCAGAGGTGGATATGGATGTGAAGGAGAGTGTCCTTGAGGTGAGGGTTAAAAGAAGCGCCCCCTGCGGTTCCACCTTCTACATTGCAGATAGGATACGGGGGGTTCCCCTCCCTGAGGTGGATGTGGCTGCAGGTGAAGGATTCCACAACTACCCCTGCCTGGCATCCATGGAAGCTGACCCGGTACTGGGGGATACCCACCTTCACATTGCAGGTTACCTCACAAGGGAGGCCTTCAAGAGGGCTGCAGGTGTGCCCGGGGTTCATGCCCTTGTGAACCCCCATGAATGCCTGGGAGATGAGTGCGGCTTCCTCTGCATGGATGTCTGCCCCCTTGTCAGGTTATCCATGAATACCATAAGGAGGGGTGTGACTGCAGAGGTGGATCCCTTCTCCTGCGGTGCCTGTGAGAGGTGCGCTAGGGAATGCCCCCATGGGGCCATAGAAATGATAAAGCCCCGACCATGA
- a CDS encoding glycosyltransferase 4 family protein, producing MVLNFTPECSSVLIVSIICCIISFTSTYTVMPRLISKLKDANVVGNDIHKVSKPIVAEMGGIGILFGFTIGMFLGMYFFPRLHYELMVTLLVILLVGIVGMVDDLVRLSSREKLFLLFLAGLPIIWVAPPNVGILYMIMMPIAVSIASNLTNMLAGLNGIESGLGSIAMTALTASCIIMGKYNVSIITMAMLGALLAFLIYNRYPSRVFPGDVGTLIIGACIASVAFIGRIKIIALIVLLPNIIDGLLKFYSAGVVERHRHRPTEISEDGKLIAPPEGFNSLIRWILRRPMTEKRVVMIVWSIGVFFGALGVLLAFILPLDPF from the coding sequence ATGGTTCTGAACTTTACACCTGAATGTTCATCTGTACTTATCGTATCAATAATCTGCTGTATCATCTCATTTACATCCACATATACCGTTATGCCAAGGCTCATAAGTAAGCTCAAGGATGCCAACGTCGTTGGAAACGACATACATAAAGTCTCGAAGCCCATCGTCGCAGAGATGGGGGGTATCGGGATACTCTTTGGCTTCACGATAGGCATGTTCCTGGGGATGTACTTCTTCCCGCGCCTCCACTATGAGCTCATGGTGACCCTCCTTGTGATACTCCTTGTGGGTATAGTGGGGATGGTTGATGACCTTGTGAGGCTCTCCTCACGTGAAAAGCTTTTCCTTCTATTTCTTGCAGGTCTACCCATAATATGGGTGGCCCCCCCCAATGTTGGAATACTCTACATGATCATGATGCCAATTGCAGTCTCAATAGCATCAAACCTCACAAACATGCTGGCGGGCCTGAATGGCATCGAATCCGGTCTGGGTTCAATCGCGATGACGGCCCTCACAGCCTCCTGTATCATAATGGGCAAATACAATGTCTCCATAATAACCATGGCAATGCTGGGGGCCCTCCTTGCATTCCTCATCTACAACAGGTACCCGTCAAGGGTATTCCCCGGGGATGTGGGAACCCTAATAATAGGGGCCTGTATAGCCTCTGTTGCATTCATAGGTAGAATCAAGATAATAGCACTCATCGTCCTCCTCCCCAACATCATAGATGGCCTCCTGAAGTTCTACAGTGCAGGTGTAGTTGAGAGGCACAGGCACAGGCCCACAGAAATCTCAGAGGACGGCAAACTCATAGCCCCCCCTGAGGGATTCAACTCACTCATAAGGTGGATACTTAGAAGACCCATGACCGAGAAGAGGGTTGTGATGATAGTGTGGTCAATTGGGGTATTCTTCGGGGCCCTTGGGGTTCTGCTTGCATTCATACTCCCTCTGGACCCATTCTAA
- a CDS encoding methyl-coenzyme M reductase family protein yields the protein MYSLVVFTGGPHNFHELEEFVEDAGGLIIQRDTFSVHRGQYFLRNEVRVLCIIPSADEDTLRETACRIKGEIEGLEVDHDVLERIQSLLEVYDRLAEEPSWTPEEEIAADDGLLDEMVDMELIERRKMGHRVEYRLL from the coding sequence ATGTATTCCCTAGTGGTCTTCACCGGAGGACCCCACAACTTCCATGAACTTGAGGAATTTGTTGAGGATGCCGGTGGCCTTATAATCCAGAGGGACACATTCAGCGTTCACAGGGGCCAGTACTTCCTGAGAAATGAGGTCAGAGTCCTGTGCATCATTCCCAGCGCAGATGAAGACACACTCAGAGAGACCGCCTGCAGAATAAAGGGGGAAATAGAGGGCCTGGAGGTCGACCATGATGTCCTTGAGAGGATACAGTCCCTTCTCGAGGTCTATGATAGGCTCGCAGAAGAACCCTCATGGACCCCCGAAGAGGAGATTGCAGCCGACGACGGCCTCCTTGATGAGATGGTTGACATGGAACTCATTGAGAGAAGAAAGATGGGTCATAGGGTCGAGTACCGTCTGCTATGA